A window from Flavobacterium sp. 83 encodes these proteins:
- the purB gene encoding adenylosuccinate lyase, giving the protein MTTLNELNAISPIDGRYRSKTLSLAPFFSEEALIKYRVLVEIEYFIALCEVPLPQLKNVNPNLFESLRDIYKNFSTEDALWIKETEKVTNHDVKAVEYFIKDAFEKLGLSEYKEFIHFGLTSQDINNTAIPLSTKEAFEKVYMPSLITLTSKLKELSIEWAAIPMLARTHGQPASPTRLGKEIGVFVERLEEQMRLLFNVPFAAKFGGATGNYNAHHVAYPQIDWRKFGGKFVEENLGLHHSFPTTQIEHYDHFAAFFDALKRINTIIIDLDRDIWTYVSMEYFKQKIKAGEIGSSAMPHKVNPIDFENSEGNLGIANAIFEHLSAKLPLSRLQRDLTDSTVLRNIGVPMGHTLIAFEATLKGLNKLLLNEPKFHEDLEKNWAVVAEAIQTILRREAYPNPYEALKGLTRTNEAIDKNAIHGFIATLDVSDAIKAELMQITPSNFLGI; this is encoded by the coding sequence ATGACTACTTTAAACGAATTGAATGCTATTTCTCCTATTGATGGAAGATATAGAAGTAAAACCCTTTCTCTAGCTCCATTTTTCTCTGAAGAAGCTTTAATCAAATACCGCGTATTAGTTGAAATTGAATATTTTATTGCTTTGTGCGAAGTTCCTTTACCACAACTAAAAAATGTAAACCCGAATTTATTCGAAAGTTTACGCGACATTTATAAAAATTTCTCTACCGAAGATGCTCTTTGGATTAAAGAAACAGAAAAAGTAACCAACCACGACGTAAAAGCGGTTGAATACTTTATCAAAGATGCTTTTGAAAAATTAGGCCTATCTGAATACAAAGAGTTTATCCACTTTGGATTGACTTCTCAAGATATTAACAACACTGCGATTCCGCTTTCTACAAAAGAAGCTTTCGAGAAAGTGTACATGCCTTCTTTGATTACTTTAACTTCAAAATTGAAAGAGTTAAGTATTGAATGGGCGGCTATACCAATGCTTGCTCGTACACATGGACAGCCTGCTTCACCAACTCGTTTGGGTAAAGAAATTGGTGTTTTTGTAGAGCGTTTAGAAGAGCAAATGCGTTTGTTATTTAATGTCCCTTTTGCGGCTAAATTTGGCGGAGCAACAGGAAATTATAACGCACATCATGTGGCATATCCACAAATTGACTGGAGAAAATTCGGAGGGAAATTCGTTGAAGAAAATCTTGGTTTGCACCACTCCTTCCCTACTACACAAATTGAACATTACGATCATTTCGCTGCATTTTTTGATGCGTTGAAAAGAATAAATACCATCATCATTGATTTAGACAGAGATATTTGGACATATGTTTCGATGGAATATTTCAAGCAAAAAATCAAAGCGGGAGAAATAGGATCTTCAGCGATGCCACACAAAGTAAACCCTATTGATTTTGAAAATTCAGAAGGAAATTTAGGAATAGCCAATGCTATTTTCGAACATCTATCAGCTAAATTACCATTGTCAAGATTGCAACGCGATTTAACAGACAGTACGGTTTTGAGAAACATTGGCGTACCAATGGGACATACGTTAATCGCTTTTGAAGCAACTTTGAAAGGATTAAACAAATTGTTATTGAATGAACCAAAATTCCACGAAGATTTAGAGAAAAACTGGGCAGTTGTTGCTGAAGCAATTCAAACAATTTTACGTCGTGAAGCCTATCCTAATCCGTATGAAGCGTTGAAAGGATTAACCAGAACCAATGAAGCGATTGACAAAAATGCGATTCACGGATTTATAGCTACTTTAGACGTTTCGGATGCCATTAAAGCCGAATTAATGCAAATCACTCCAAGTAATTTCTTGGGAATTTAA
- a CDS encoding type II toxin-antitoxin system RelE/ParE family toxin codes for MKVFLSELAENKLLKLNDFLLENWNLKVRNDFIKKLTSKIEQISNQPESCPQSSVFQGLFRCVVTKQTSFYYRINFDKKEVEIITVFDTRQNPDQLEKDIR; via the coding sequence GTGAAAGTATTTTTATCCGAATTAGCTGAAAATAAACTTTTAAAATTGAATGATTTTCTTTTAGAGAATTGGAATTTGAAAGTTCGAAATGATTTTATTAAAAAGCTAACTTCTAAAATTGAACAAATTTCAAATCAACCTGAAAGTTGCCCGCAATCTTCCGTATTTCAAGGGCTTTTTAGATGTGTTGTAACAAAACAAACCTCTTTCTACTACAGAATAAACTTTGACAAAAAAGAAGTCGAGATTATCACCGTTTTTGACACAAGACAGAATCCAGACCAATTAGAAAAGGACATACGATAA
- the secA gene encoding preprotein translocase subunit SecA, translating to MSFINSIIKVFVGDKSQKDVKALQPYLNKIKTFENPLMALSNDELRARTVFFKDKIKQARSEKDAKINALKQEVESIEDIDKREDIYIAIDALEKEAYEISEKTLMEILPEAFAVVKETARRFKDNTQIVVTATAKDREFSATKSYITLDGDNAIWANSWSAAGKEITWDMIHYDVQLIGGMVLHEGKVAEMQTGEGKTLVATLPLYLNALTGNGVHLVTVNDYLAKRDSTWKAPLFEFHGLTVECIDNYQPSSEGRKKAYNADITYGTNNEFGFDYLRDNMAHTPDELVQRKHNYAIVDEVDSVLIDDARTPLIISGPVPQGDRHEFMEMKPKIENLVSLQRQLANSFLSEAKKLIKEGNTKEGGFLLLRAYRSLPKNKALIKFLSEEGIKQLLQKTENQYMQDNNREMHKIDEALYFVIEEKNNQVELTDNGIKFLSGDTDADFFVLPDIGTEIAAIEKKKLDKDAEAEEKERLFQDFGVKSERIHTLTQLLKAYSLFEKDVEYVIMDNKIMIVDEQTGRIMDGRRYSDGLHQAIEAKENVKIEAATQTFATVTLQNYFRMYSKLGGMTGTAVTEAGELWQIYKLDVVEIPTNRGMARLDKEDFIYKTTREKFNAVIEDVTQLSNAGRPVLIGTTSVEISELLSRMLKMRGVAHNVLNAKMHKQEAQIVEEAGKPGVVTIATNMAGRGTDIKLSAEVKAAGGLAIVGTERHDSRRVDRQLRGRAGRQGDPGSSQFYVSLEDNLMRLFGSDRVAKVMDRMGLQEGEVIQHSMMTKSIERAQKKVEENNFGVRKRLLEYDDVMNAQREVVYKRRRHALFGERLKLDIANMLYDTCELIVDENKATNNFKNFEFELIRYFSITSPVTESEFVKLTEMELTGKVYKATLEFYTEKTERSAREAFPIIKDVYEDKNNQFERIVVPFTDGIKTLSVVTDLKKAYETQGAQLVADFEKNITLSIVDEAWKKHLRKMDELKQSVQLAVHEQKDPLLIYKLEAFNLFRGMLDNVNKEVISFLFKGDLPAQENQQIQEAKEVRQQEDYKLSKDEIPNSESANREAGDSSASEQAKQTQQRQVTETIVRDMPKINRNDNVTIQNVANGQTQEMKYKKAESLIASGQWVIVN from the coding sequence ATGAGTTTTATAAACAGTATCATTAAAGTCTTTGTTGGAGATAAATCTCAAAAAGATGTAAAAGCCTTACAGCCTTATCTTAACAAAATTAAAACTTTTGAAAATCCTCTAATGGCATTATCTAATGATGAACTTAGAGCACGTACCGTATTTTTCAAAGACAAAATAAAACAAGCCCGTTCTGAAAAAGATGCAAAAATAAACGCATTGAAACAGGAAGTGGAAAGCATTGAAGACATTGATAAAAGAGAAGATATTTATATCGCTATTGATGCGCTGGAAAAAGAAGCTTACGAAATTTCGGAGAAAACGCTGATGGAAATCCTTCCTGAAGCATTTGCAGTAGTAAAAGAAACTGCAAGACGATTTAAAGACAACACTCAAATCGTTGTTACGGCAACTGCAAAAGATCGTGAATTTTCAGCAACTAAAAGCTATATCACTTTAGATGGTGACAACGCAATTTGGGCTAATTCCTGGAGTGCTGCCGGTAAAGAAATTACTTGGGACATGATTCACTATGACGTACAGTTAATAGGTGGAATGGTTTTGCATGAAGGAAAAGTAGCTGAAATGCAAACAGGTGAAGGAAAAACATTGGTGGCAACTTTGCCTCTTTATTTAAATGCTTTGACTGGAAACGGTGTACATTTAGTTACTGTGAATGATTACTTAGCTAAACGTGATAGTACATGGAAAGCACCTTTATTCGAATTTCATGGCTTAACTGTTGAATGTATTGACAATTACCAACCAAGTTCTGAAGGAAGAAAAAAAGCATACAATGCTGACATCACTTACGGAACGAATAATGAATTTGGATTTGACTACTTAAGAGATAACATGGCACATACGCCAGACGAATTAGTTCAGAGAAAACACAATTATGCTATTGTCGATGAAGTCGATTCAGTTTTGATTGATGATGCCAGAACACCGTTGATTATTTCAGGACCAGTTCCGCAAGGTGATCGCCATGAGTTCATGGAAATGAAACCGAAAATTGAAAACTTAGTTAGTTTGCAACGTCAATTAGCTAACAGTTTCTTATCTGAAGCTAAAAAATTAATCAAAGAAGGAAATACTAAAGAAGGCGGTTTCTTATTATTAAGAGCCTACAGAAGTTTACCTAAAAATAAAGCTTTAATTAAATTTTTGAGTGAAGAAGGAATCAAACAATTGCTTCAAAAAACGGAGAATCAATACATGCAGGACAACAATCGTGAAATGCATAAGATTGATGAAGCCTTGTATTTTGTAATTGAAGAAAAAAACAACCAAGTTGAATTGACTGATAACGGAATCAAATTCCTTTCAGGAGATACAGATGCTGACTTTTTTGTACTTCCAGATATTGGAACTGAAATTGCAGCTATCGAAAAGAAAAAACTGGATAAAGACGCAGAGGCAGAGGAAAAAGAAAGATTATTCCAAGATTTTGGTGTAAAAAGTGAGCGCATTCACACATTGACTCAACTTTTGAAAGCTTACTCTTTATTCGAAAAAGACGTAGAATATGTAATCATGGATAACAAAATCATGATTGTTGATGAACAGACAGGTCGTATTATGGATGGTCGTCGTTATTCTGATGGATTGCACCAAGCTATTGAAGCCAAAGAAAATGTAAAAATTGAAGCTGCAACACAAACATTTGCAACAGTAACTTTACAAAATTATTTCAGAATGTACAGCAAACTAGGCGGTATGACTGGAACTGCAGTTACTGAAGCGGGTGAGTTATGGCAAATATACAAACTGGATGTGGTAGAAATTCCTACCAACAGAGGAATGGCTAGATTAGACAAAGAAGATTTTATATATAAAACTACTCGTGAAAAATTCAATGCCGTAATTGAGGATGTAACCCAATTATCAAATGCAGGAAGACCTGTACTTATTGGTACAACTTCTGTAGAGATTTCAGAATTGTTAAGCCGAATGTTGAAAATGAGAGGTGTTGCACACAATGTCTTGAATGCAAAAATGCACAAACAAGAAGCTCAAATCGTTGAAGAAGCAGGAAAACCTGGTGTCGTAACAATTGCAACAAACATGGCTGGTCGTGGTACCGATATCAAATTATCTGCCGAAGTAAAAGCCGCTGGTGGATTAGCGATTGTAGGAACAGAACGTCATGATTCACGTCGTGTTGACCGTCAGTTACGTGGTCGTGCAGGTCGTCAAGGTGACCCGGGAAGTTCTCAATTTTATGTTTCTCTTGAAGACAACCTAATGCGTTTGTTTGGTTCTGACAGAGTGGCTAAAGTGATGGACAGAATGGGATTGCAGGAAGGTGAAGTGATTCAGCATTCTATGATGACAAAATCTATCGAACGTGCTCAGAAAAAAGTAGAAGAAAATAACTTTGGTGTTCGTAAACGTTTATTGGAATATGATGATGTTATGAATGCACAACGTGAAGTAGTTTACAAACGTCGTCGTCATGCTTTGTTTGGAGAGCGTTTGAAATTGGATATTGCCAACATGCTCTACGATACTTGCGAATTGATTGTTGACGAAAACAAAGCAACAAATAATTTCAAGAACTTTGAATTCGAATTAATTCGTTATTTCTCTATCACTTCTCCGGTTACCGAAAGTGAGTTTGTGAAATTAACTGAAATGGAATTAACTGGTAAAGTGTATAAAGCGACACTAGAATTTTATACAGAGAAAACAGAAAGAAGCGCCAGAGAAGCGTTCCCTATAATAAAAGATGTTTACGAAGATAAAAACAATCAATTTGAGCGTATTGTAGTTCCATTCACTGACGGAATCAAAACCTTAAGTGTGGTTACTGATTTGAAAAAAGCGTATGAAACTCAAGGAGCGCAACTTGTTGCTGATTTTGAGAAAAACATCACTTTATCTATAGTTGACGAGGCTTGGAAAAAACACTTGCGTAAAATGGACGAGTTGAAACAATCAGTTCAATTGGCCGTTCACGAACAAAAAGATCCATTGCTTATTTACAAACTGGAAGCATTCAATTTGTTTAGAGGAATGCTTGACAATGTAAATAAAGAAGTTATTTCATTCTTGTTTAAAGGTGATTTACCAGCACAAGAGAATCAACAAATTCAGGAAGCGAAAGAAGTTCGTCAACAAGAAGACTATAAACTGAGTAAAGACGAAATTCCAAATAGTGAAAGTGCGAATCGCGAAGCGGGAGACTCGAGCGCAAGCGAACAGGCGAAGCAAACCCAACAACGACAAGTAACAGAAACTATCGTGAGAGATATGCCAAAAATCAATCGCAATGACAACGTTACAATTCAAAACGTGGCTAACGGACAAACACAAGAAATGAAATACAAAAAAGCCGAAAGCTTAATCGCTTCAGGGCAATGGGTTATCGTTAACTAA
- a CDS encoding NAD-dependent deacylase, with product MKKKLVVLTGAGISAESGIKTFRDSDGLWEGHNVMDVATPEGWHKNPALVLDFYNQRRKQLKEVQPNLGHQILAELENEFDVFIITQNVDDLHERAGSSNVLHLHGELLKVRSTKNQNYILDWENDLNFGDFDNNQNQLRPHIVWFGEEVPALDEAIAITQTADYFAVIGTSLQVYPAAGLIDFTKRETPVFYIDPKPIKIPNLKNPLEVIPEVASEGVKTLKKKLIGLI from the coding sequence ATGAAAAAGAAATTAGTGGTTCTGACTGGTGCTGGAATTAGTGCGGAAAGTGGCATCAAAACTTTTCGGGATAGTGACGGACTTTGGGAAGGACATAACGTTATGGATGTCGCAACTCCGGAAGGCTGGCATAAAAATCCCGCTTTAGTGCTGGATTTTTATAATCAAAGACGAAAACAACTTAAAGAAGTACAACCAAATTTAGGTCATCAAATTTTAGCAGAATTAGAAAATGAATTTGATGTTTTTATTATCACACAAAATGTTGACGATTTACATGAACGCGCCGGAAGTTCGAATGTGTTGCATTTGCATGGCGAATTATTAAAAGTAAGAAGCACAAAAAATCAAAACTATATCTTGGATTGGGAGAATGATTTGAATTTTGGTGATTTCGATAATAATCAAAACCAATTACGACCTCATATTGTTTGGTTTGGAGAGGAAGTTCCTGCGCTTGACGAAGCTATTGCAATAACACAGACTGCAGATTATTTTGCTGTTATCGGTACTTCGTTGCAAGTGTATCCAGCGGCAGGATTAATTGATTTTACAAAGCGCGAAACGCCCGTTTTTTATATTGATCCAAAACCTATAAAAATCCCAAATCTTAAAAATCCATTGGAAGTAATTCCAGAAGTAGCTTCAGAAGGAGTGAAAACACTAAAAAAGAAGCTAATCGGACTTATTTAA
- a CDS encoding cob(I)yrinic acid a,c-diamide adenosyltransferase, protein MKVYTKTGDKGTTALFGGTRVPKDHARIESYGTIDELNSYIGLIRDQEMNSHYKEILIEIQDRLFTVGAILATPPEKEVMKNGELRLKKLGIIESDIELLENEIDAMEEALPPMTHFVLPGGHTTVSYCHIARCVCRRAERLAVHLSHNEPVAEIAIKYLNRLSDYLFVLARKLSHDLNAAEVKWIPRK, encoded by the coding sequence ATGAAAGTATATACAAAGACTGGAGATAAAGGAACAACAGCACTTTTTGGCGGAACCAGAGTCCCGAAAGACCATGCCCGTATAGAAAGTTATGGCACTATTGACGAATTGAATTCCTATATAGGATTAATTCGGGATCAGGAAATGAATAGCCATTATAAAGAAATCCTTATTGAAATTCAAGATCGATTATTCACTGTTGGAGCAATTCTTGCTACGCCTCCGGAAAAAGAGGTGATGAAAAACGGAGAGTTGCGTTTAAAAAAATTAGGTATTATCGAATCCGATATTGAATTATTGGAAAATGAAATTGATGCTATGGAAGAAGCATTGCCACCCATGACTCATTTTGTACTTCCTGGGGGACACACAACTGTGTCATATTGTCATATAGCGCGTTGCGTTTGTCGCAGAGCAGAGCGTTTAGCAGTCCATTTAAGCCATAATGAACCCGTTGCTGAGATCGCAATCAAGTACCTAAACCGACTTTCTGACTACCTCTTTGTGTTGGCACGAAAGTTGTCTCATGATTTGAACGCTGCGGAGGTCAAATGGATTCCAAGGAAGTAG
- a CDS encoding DUF2795 domain-containing protein translates to MYWTLELASYLSDAPWPANKDELIDYAIRAGAPLEVVENLQSIEDEGEIYESMEEIWPDYPTDEDYLWNEDEY, encoded by the coding sequence ATGTATTGGACATTAGAATTAGCATCCTATTTAAGTGATGCACCGTGGCCTGCTAACAAAGACGAACTTATTGACTACGCTATTAGAGCAGGAGCTCCATTAGAAGTAGTAGAAAACCTTCAATCTATTGAGGACGAAGGCGAAATATATGAATCAATGGAAGAAATTTGGCCAGATTATCCTACAGACGAAGATTATCTTTGGAATGAGGATGAATATTAA
- a CDS encoding DUF6565 domain-containing protein — protein sequence MENTKLLLGLAVIALGFTSCKDEKAEQAEKTVDTYVMYVDSLGNVEAKDAKENWQGIEATYQIRNGEAQAALTNMKDNAKMQERLDAANAKYEALKAKVEAEKTAEQKVIVVANPKQQLRNALFGEGKIGDDMNFNWVNAANIHRVYQQFVHAVEDNKDKYSREDWDEVKLMYEALDSRKNTVEKEGLSSEDNRKIAGLKLKFAPMYTLNRMGAKSGEMKRAKE from the coding sequence ATGGAAAATACAAAGTTGTTGTTAGGATTAGCGGTAATCGCTTTAGGATTTACATCTTGTAAGGATGAAAAAGCAGAACAAGCAGAAAAAACAGTTGATACCTATGTAATGTATGTAGATTCATTAGGTAATGTAGAAGCTAAGGATGCTAAAGAAAATTGGCAAGGTATTGAAGCGACATATCAAATAAGAAATGGAGAAGCACAAGCAGCTTTGACAAATATGAAAGATAATGCAAAAATGCAGGAACGTCTTGATGCGGCCAATGCAAAATACGAAGCCTTGAAAGCTAAAGTTGAAGCTGAAAAAACAGCTGAACAAAAAGTTATAGTGGTTGCAAATCCAAAACAGCAACTAAGAAATGCTCTGTTTGGTGAAGGAAAAATAGGGGATGATATGAATTTTAACTGGGTAAATGCAGCTAACATTCATAGAGTTTACCAACAATTTGTGCATGCTGTGGAGGACAATAAAGATAAATACTCTCGTGAAGACTGGGATGAAGTTAAATTAATGTATGAAGCATTGGACAGTAGAAAAAATACTGTTGAAAAAGAAGGACTTTCGTCTGAAGATAACAGAAAAATTGCTGGTTTAAAATTGAAATTTGCACCAATGTATACATTGAATAGAATGGGAGCAAAATCAGGAGAAATGAAAAGAGCAAAAGAATAA
- a CDS encoding RNA methyltransferase encodes MIDIDYLNFLENILTDNRKEKFLKVLENRTNHFTIAVEDIFQMHNTSAVMRSCEVFGIQELNVIEQRYGKSIDKEIAMGAQKWVDINTFDSITNCVDTLKAKGYQIIATTPHENDCLMDDFDISKPSALFFGTERDGLSEEILQRADGFLKIPMVGFTESLNISVSAAIIIQNLTNRLRNSNIDWHLSEEEILVKRLAWAKNSIKDIKRIEERYFEENPK; translated from the coding sequence ATGATTGATATCGATTATCTTAATTTTCTTGAAAATATTCTGACTGATAACCGAAAAGAAAAATTTCTAAAAGTATTGGAAAACAGAACCAATCATTTTACCATTGCCGTTGAAGATATTTTCCAGATGCACAATACTAGTGCGGTAATGCGCAGTTGCGAGGTTTTTGGGATTCAGGAATTGAATGTGATTGAGCAACGGTACGGAAAAAGTATCGATAAGGAAATTGCGATGGGCGCTCAAAAATGGGTCGACATCAATACCTTCGACAGCATTACGAACTGTGTTGATACTTTGAAAGCTAAAGGATATCAAATCATTGCCACAACCCCTCACGAGAATGATTGTTTGATGGACGATTTTGATATTTCGAAACCAAGCGCTTTGTTTTTTGGAACCGAAAGAGACGGGTTGTCAGAAGAAATTTTACAACGTGCCGATGGTTTTCTAAAAATTCCCATGGTAGGTTTTACCGAAAGTTTGAATATCTCGGTTTCAGCGGCAATCATTATTCAAAACTTGACAAATCGATTGCGAAATTCAAACATTGATTGGCATTTATCCGAAGAAGAAATTTTAGTAAAAAGATTGGCTTGGGCCAAAAATTCCATAAAAGATATCAAAAGAATAGAGGAACGATATTTTGAAGAGAACCCGAAGTAG
- a CDS encoding carbonic anhydrase has product MDIKQIFENNRNWIAKQLQADENYFEKLSEGQSPEFLYIGCSDSRVSAEELMGLQPGQVFVHRNIANMVPNTDLNSMSVINYAVVHLKVNHIVVCGHYVCGGVHAAMQQSDLGILNPWLRNIRDVYRIHRKELNSITNEGEKYKRLVELNVQEQCINIIKTAEVQKANSERNLKVYGWIFDIHTGTLVDLKINFDEILKDITEIYKIVT; this is encoded by the coding sequence ATGGACATCAAACAAATTTTTGAAAATAATCGCAACTGGATTGCCAAACAACTTCAAGCTGACGAAAATTATTTTGAAAAACTATCAGAAGGACAATCTCCGGAATTCCTTTATATCGGTTGTTCTGATAGTCGTGTTTCTGCCGAAGAACTAATGGGTTTACAACCTGGACAGGTTTTTGTGCACCGAAACATTGCCAATATGGTTCCTAATACTGACCTGAACTCCATGTCAGTTATTAATTATGCCGTAGTACATCTAAAAGTAAATCATATTGTTGTTTGTGGACATTATGTTTGTGGCGGTGTTCATGCGGCAATGCAACAATCTGATTTGGGTATTTTAAATCCTTGGTTAAGAAACATTCGCGATGTATACCGAATTCACAGGAAAGAACTGAACTCCATAACAAATGAAGGAGAAAAGTACAAAAGACTCGTGGAATTGAATGTACAGGAACAATGTATCAATATCATCAAAACAGCCGAAGTTCAAAAAGCAAACAGCGAACGTAATTTAAAAGTTTATGGATGGATTTTTGACATTCATACCGGCACACTAGTTGACCTAAAAATAAACTTTGATGAAATATTAAAAGATATTACAGAAATTTATAAAATAGTGACCTAA
- a CDS encoding RimK family alpha-L-glutamate ligase encodes MKIALLTCEKLPDLTPEDQKLIPELAKHNIEAKAVIWSDKTINWSDFDYLIFRNTWDYFEKETEFTIWLDQIEKSGIKTLNPIGVIKQNIHKFYLREMEKREIKILPTVFIDKTSNLDLAMLIPTKWKKAVIKPAFSAGSYLTEVFERSDIPRINKQYKTIASEKELLLQEFMPQIQTLGETSFIFFNKKFSHCVNKKPVDGDFRVQSQFGGKYNLVQPSQELIEKAQKITETFPENLLYARVDGIVIDNDLYLMEMECIEPDLYFNLSPDSLERFVAAIVELIP; translated from the coding sequence ATGAAAATTGCTTTACTGACCTGCGAAAAACTTCCTGATTTAACTCCCGAAGATCAAAAATTAATTCCTGAATTAGCCAAGCATAATATAGAAGCCAAAGCTGTGATTTGGAGTGACAAAACCATCAACTGGAGCGATTTCGACTATTTAATTTTTCGCAATACATGGGATTATTTCGAAAAAGAAACCGAATTTACTATTTGGCTCGACCAAATAGAAAAATCAGGAATTAAAACGCTTAACCCTATTGGAGTAATCAAACAAAATATACATAAGTTTTATCTAAGAGAAATGGAAAAACGGGAGATAAAAATCCTCCCAACTGTTTTCATAGACAAAACGAGCAATCTTGATCTCGCAATGCTAATTCCAACTAAATGGAAAAAAGCAGTTATAAAACCAGCATTTTCCGCGGGTTCTTATCTAACTGAAGTTTTTGAAAGATCAGACATTCCTAGAATAAACAAACAATACAAAACTATCGCTTCGGAGAAAGAATTGCTTTTGCAGGAATTCATGCCTCAAATTCAAACATTGGGCGAAACCTCTTTTATCTTTTTCAATAAAAAATTCTCCCATTGTGTCAATAAAAAACCTGTAGACGGGGATTTTAGAGTACAATCTCAATTTGGAGGAAAATACAATTTGGTTCAACCAAGTCAGGAGCTTATTGAAAAAGCACAAAAAATAACGGAGACATTCCCAGAGAATTTATTGTATGCAAGAGTGGACGGAATAGTAATTGACAATGATTTGTACTTAATGGAGATGGAATGCATAGAACCCGATTTGTATTTCAATCTTAGTCCTGATTCACTGGAACGATTTGTAGCTGCAATAGTGGAATTAATACCTTAA
- a CDS encoding ABC transporter ATP-binding protein, with the protein MANPLIKITNIKRDFILGNEIVYVLKGIDLQINKGEYVALMGPSGSGKSTLMNLLGCLDTPTSGSYILNGKDVSQMKDDELAEIRNKEIGFVFQTFNLLPRTTALDNVALPMIYAGFSKSERNARATEVLEQVNLADRMDHQPNQLSGGQRQRVAIARALVNKPSIILADEPTGNLDSKTSVEIMKLFGDIHANGNTVILVTHEEEIAAYANRIIRLRDGLIESDTTK; encoded by the coding sequence ATGGCAAACCCGTTAATAAAAATAACCAATATCAAACGAGACTTTATACTCGGAAACGAAATCGTTTATGTACTAAAAGGCATTGATTTACAAATAAATAAAGGGGAATATGTTGCATTAATGGGACCATCCGGATCTGGAAAATCAACTCTAATGAATTTACTAGGTTGTTTGGACACGCCTACTTCAGGGAGTTATATTCTTAACGGAAAAGATGTCAGCCAGATGAAAGATGATGAATTAGCTGAAATTCGTAATAAAGAAATTGGTTTCGTTTTCCAGACTTTCAACCTTTTGCCCAGAACAACCGCCTTAGATAATGTAGCCTTACCTATGATTTATGCAGGATTTTCTAAATCCGAGAGAAATGCCCGAGCTACCGAAGTATTAGAACAGGTAAATCTTGCTGACAGAATGGATCATCAACCCAACCAACTTTCAGGTGGACAACGGCAACGTGTGGCAATTGCCCGTGCATTGGTCAACAAACCGTCCATTATCCTTGCTGATGAGCCTACAGGAAATCTAGACAGTAAAACATCCGTTGAGATAATGAAGCTTTTTGGCGACATTCATGCCAATGGAAATACAGTGATTTTAGTAACTCACGAAGAGGAAATTGCTGCTTACGCCAATAGAATTATCCGTTTAAGAGATGGCCTTATAGAAAGCGACACTACAAAATAG